One window from the genome of Nicotiana tomentosiformis chromosome 5, ASM39032v3, whole genome shotgun sequence encodes:
- the LOC138892051 gene encoding uncharacterized protein, translating to MVEIDGLQMWLQKWTPDFRPDEDISIVLVWILLPGLPFNMHTWQYVKQICSEVGTPLSLDVAINGKTRPRMAKVRVEIDLLKPLVDSVFIGSEDENAPLKASLKKLSMMASLNTEGFLNTVKKVRDTDINGNSMWRLQSKQKLFSKRLSQWSKEEIGNIHAHVLEWEEKIYNLEEIDITNNNEDDMEATNKAHIEYIIWLNTQDSLLSQKANIQ from the exons ATGGTGGAAATTGATGGGCTTCAGATGTGGCTTCAAAAATGGACCCCAGACTTCCGACCTGACGAAGACATTTCCATTGTTCTGGTATGGATTTTATTACCTGGTCTTCCATTTAATATGCATACTTGGCAATATGTTAAACAAATTTGTAGTGAGGTTGGAACTCCTCTTTCATTGGATGTTGCCATTAATGGTAAAACTAGACCTAGGATGGCTAAAGTTCGAGTTGAAATTGATCTGCTTAAACCTTTAGTAGACAGTGTGTTTATTGGGTCGGAGGATGAAAATGCTCCACTCAAGGCTTCACTCAAAAAATTGAGTATGATGGCATCCCTAAATACT GAAGGTTTTCTCAATACTGTTAAGAAGGTACGGGATACTGATATCAATGGAAATAGTATGTGGAGACTTCAATCCAAACAGAAATTATTCAGTAAAAGATTGAGTCAATGGTCCAAGGAAGAAATTGGTAATATTCATGCTCATGTCCTTGAATGGGAAGAAAAAATTTATAATCTAGAGGAAATTGATATTACCAACAATAATGAGGATGACATGGAGGCAACCAACAAAGCTCATATTGAATATATCATATGGTTGAACACGCAAGACTCCCTTCTTAGCCAAAAAGCTAATATCCAGTAG
- the LOC104096122 gene encoding SKP1-like protein 5, whose amino-acid sequence MFSSKASFLVKIIEYLKKHAEIKGSDEEEIKKTKIKDFDKEFVSVKMQKLFNIILVANFLDIKPLLDLCAQAIADKIKNKSHVVVRQNFNVQCDYTREEEDVVRKENEWGIINFSPRQKLFISGSRKSV is encoded by the coding sequence ATGTTTTCATCTAAGGCATCCTTCCTAGTCAAGATCATCGAGTACCTCAAGAAGCATGCAGAAATCAAGGGTTCAGACGAAGAAGAAATCAAGAAAACCAAAATCAAGGACTTCGATAAGGAATTCGTTAGCGTTAAGATGCAAAAACTCTTCAATATCATATTGGTTGCAAATTTCCTTGACATTAAGCCTTTGCTCGATCTTTGTGCTCAGGCTATTGCTGACAAGATCAAGAACAAGTCGCATGTGGTTGTTCGACAAAATTTCAATGTTCAATGTGATTATACTCGAGAGGAAGAAGATGTCGTTCGGAAAGAAAATGAATGGGGTATTATCAATTTTAGCCCGcgccagaaattatttatatctggtagccgaaaaagtgtataa